A window of Thunnus thynnus chromosome 17, fThuThy2.1, whole genome shotgun sequence contains these coding sequences:
- the prkar1aa gene encoding cAMP-dependent protein kinase type I-alpha regulatory subunit isoform X2, producing MASSSTSSEEERSLLECEQYVQKHNIQQLLKDCIVQLCTARPERPMAFLKEHFDRLEKEEAQQMVLQQKSSVRSDSREEEVSPPMNPVVRGRSRRGAISAEVYTEEDAASYVRKVIPKDYKSMAALSKAMERNVLFAHLDDNERSDIFDAMFSVNYIAGETVIQQGDEGDNFYVIDQGDMDVYVNNEWVTSIGEGGSFGELALIYGTPRAASVRAKSNVKLWGIDRDSYRRILMGSTLRKRKMYEVFLSKVSILESLDKWERLTVADALETVQFEDGQKIVVQGEPGDEFFIILEGTAAVLQRRSVDEEFVEVGRLGPSDYFGEIALLMNRPRAATVVACGPLKCVKLDRPRFERVLGPCSDILKRNIEQYNSFVSLSV from the exons ATGGCATCAAGCAGTACGAGCAGCGAGGAGGAGAGGAGTCTGCTAGAGTGTGAGCAGTATGTTCAGAAGCACAACATCCAGCAGCTGCTCAAGGACTGCATTGTCCAGCTGTGCACAGCCCGGCCTGAGCGGCCCATGGCCTTCCTCAAGGAACACTTTGACAGACTGGAGAAG GAGGAGGCCCAGCAGATGGTGTTGCAGCAGAAGTCCAGTGTGAGATCAGACTCCCGTGAGGAGGAAGTTTCTCCTCCCATGAACCCCGTAGTGAGGGGACGGAGCCGGAGAGGAGCCATCAGTGCTGAGGTGTACACTGAGGAAGACGCTGCCTCCTATGTCAGAAAG GTCATCCCAAAAGACTACAAGTCCATGGCAGCCCTGTCAAAAGCCATGGAGAGGAACGTGCTGTTTGCCCACTTAGACGACAATGAGAGGAG TGACATTTTCGACGCaatgttttctgtcaactaCATCGCTGGAGAAACAGTCATCCAACAAG GTGATGAGGGAGACAACTTCTATGTTATCGACCAAGGAGACATGGAT GTGTATGTGAACAATGAGTGGGTGACCAGCATCGGTGAGGGAGGCAGTTTCGGGGAGCTGGCTCTGATCTACGGGACCCCTCGAGCAGCTTCAGTCCGGGCCAAGTCCAATGTGAAGCTGTGGGGCATCGACAGAGACAGCTACAGGAGGATTCTGATG gggAGCACATTGAGAAAGCGCAAGATGTATGAGGTGTTCCTCAGCAAGGTGTCCATTTTAG AGTCTCTGGATAAGTGGGAGCGTCTGACGGTGGCTGACGCCTTGGAGACGGTGCAGTTTGAGGACGGTCAGAAAATTGTGGTGCAGGGAGAGCCTGGTGACGAGTTTTTCATCATACTGGAG GGGACAGCAGCGGTGCTGCAGAGGCGGTCAGTGGATGAGGAGTTTGTGGAGGTCGGCAGACTGGGACCATCAGATTACTTTG GTGAGATCGCCCTGCTGATGAATCGGCCCCGTGCTGCCACCGTTGTTGCATGCGGACCCCTCAAGTGTGTGAAACTGGACCGGCCGCGGTTTGAGCGAGTCCTGGGTCCCTGCTCCGACATCCTGAAGAGAAACATCGAGCAATACAACAGCTTTGTTTCCCTCTCCGTCTGA
- the prkar1aa gene encoding cAMP-dependent protein kinase type I-alpha regulatory subunit isoform X1 produces the protein MASSSTSSEEERSLLECEQYVQKHNIQQLLKDCIVQLCTARPERPMAFLKEHFDRLEKQEEAQQMVLQQKSSVRSDSREEEVSPPMNPVVRGRSRRGAISAEVYTEEDAASYVRKVIPKDYKSMAALSKAMERNVLFAHLDDNERSDIFDAMFSVNYIAGETVIQQGDEGDNFYVIDQGDMDVYVNNEWVTSIGEGGSFGELALIYGTPRAASVRAKSNVKLWGIDRDSYRRILMGSTLRKRKMYEVFLSKVSILESLDKWERLTVADALETVQFEDGQKIVVQGEPGDEFFIILEGTAAVLQRRSVDEEFVEVGRLGPSDYFGEIALLMNRPRAATVVACGPLKCVKLDRPRFERVLGPCSDILKRNIEQYNSFVSLSV, from the exons ATGGCATCAAGCAGTACGAGCAGCGAGGAGGAGAGGAGTCTGCTAGAGTGTGAGCAGTATGTTCAGAAGCACAACATCCAGCAGCTGCTCAAGGACTGCATTGTCCAGCTGTGCACAGCCCGGCCTGAGCGGCCCATGGCCTTCCTCAAGGAACACTTTGACAGACTGGAGAAG CAGGAGGAGGCCCAGCAGATGGTGTTGCAGCAGAAGTCCAGTGTGAGATCAGACTCCCGTGAGGAGGAAGTTTCTCCTCCCATGAACCCCGTAGTGAGGGGACGGAGCCGGAGAGGAGCCATCAGTGCTGAGGTGTACACTGAGGAAGACGCTGCCTCCTATGTCAGAAAG GTCATCCCAAAAGACTACAAGTCCATGGCAGCCCTGTCAAAAGCCATGGAGAGGAACGTGCTGTTTGCCCACTTAGACGACAATGAGAGGAG TGACATTTTCGACGCaatgttttctgtcaactaCATCGCTGGAGAAACAGTCATCCAACAAG GTGATGAGGGAGACAACTTCTATGTTATCGACCAAGGAGACATGGAT GTGTATGTGAACAATGAGTGGGTGACCAGCATCGGTGAGGGAGGCAGTTTCGGGGAGCTGGCTCTGATCTACGGGACCCCTCGAGCAGCTTCAGTCCGGGCCAAGTCCAATGTGAAGCTGTGGGGCATCGACAGAGACAGCTACAGGAGGATTCTGATG gggAGCACATTGAGAAAGCGCAAGATGTATGAGGTGTTCCTCAGCAAGGTGTCCATTTTAG AGTCTCTGGATAAGTGGGAGCGTCTGACGGTGGCTGACGCCTTGGAGACGGTGCAGTTTGAGGACGGTCAGAAAATTGTGGTGCAGGGAGAGCCTGGTGACGAGTTTTTCATCATACTGGAG GGGACAGCAGCGGTGCTGCAGAGGCGGTCAGTGGATGAGGAGTTTGTGGAGGTCGGCAGACTGGGACCATCAGATTACTTTG GTGAGATCGCCCTGCTGATGAATCGGCCCCGTGCTGCCACCGTTGTTGCATGCGGACCCCTCAAGTGTGTGAAACTGGACCGGCCGCGGTTTGAGCGAGTCCTGGGTCCCTGCTCCGACATCCTGAAGAGAAACATCGAGCAATACAACAGCTTTGTTTCCCTCTCCGTCTGA
- the zgc:86896 gene encoding actin-related protein 2/3 complex subunit 1A-A yields the protein MSLYSFGLEPLSCHAWNKDRTQIAVSPNNNVVNIYEKKGKDWVKIHDLTEHSGRITGIDWAPESNRIVTCASDRNAYVWTLKDGMWKPTLVLVRINRAATCVKWSPLENKFALGSGARLISVCYFEKENDWWLSKHIKKAIRSTVLSLNWHPNNILLAAGSADLYCRVFSAYIKDIEDKPGPTAWGAKMPFGEVLLEHKDCGGWVHGVSFSPSGDQLAWVAHNSSIAVVDAAQGKEVTQLSTDRLPLLSVLYVSPTEMVAAGHDCCPYQYTYKGPGALEFVKKLDIPKQSSKSSMSAMQHFRNLDKRATEEDSNELDTLHQNSITQLCVVSGEKAKVEKYSSVGLDGAMVIWDFKH from the exons ATGTCACTCTACAGTTTTGGCCTGGAGCCGCTCTCCTGCCACGCCTGGAACAAAGACAGGACAC AGATTGCAGTGAGTCCCAACAACAATGTGGTGAACATATATGAGAAGAAAGGCAAAGACTGGGTCAAGATCCATGACCTGACTGAGCACAGTGGACGAATCACAG GCATCGACTGGGCCCCAGAATCCAACCGCATTGTGACATGTGCCTCTGACCGCAACGCCTACGTGTGGACTCTGAAGGATGGCATGTGGAAGCCTACCCTGGTGCTGGTGCGCATCAACCGTGCAGCCACCTGTGTGAAGTGGTCACCACTGGAGAACAAGTTTGCCCTGGGCAGCGGGGCTCGCCTCATCTCTGTCTGCTATTTTGAGAAGGAGAACGACTG GTGGCTGAGTAAGCACATCAAGAAGGCCATTCGCTCCACAGTCCTGAGTCTGAACTGGCATCCCAACAACATCCTGCTGGCAGCTGGGTCTGCAGACCTCTACTGCAG GGTCTTCTCAGCCTATATAAAGGACATTGAAGACAAGCCTGGACCTACTGCCTGGGGGGCTAAGATGCCTTTTGGGGAGGTGCTGCTAGAGCATAAGGACTGTGGAGGTTGGGTGCACGGTGTCTCTTTCTCCCCCAGCGGAGACCAGTTGGCCTGGGTGGCCCACAACAGCAGCATCGCAGTGGTTGATGCCGCCCAGGGGAAGGA GGTAACCCAGCTGTCCACCGACCGTCTGCCACTGCTGAGCGTACTGTATGTCAGCCCCACTGAGATGGTTGCTGCG GGTCATGACTGTTGTCCCTACCAGTACACCTATAAAGGTCCAGGTGCTCTGGAGTTTGTAAAGAAGTTGGACATCCCCAAGCAGAGCTCCAAGAGCAGCATGTCAGCCATGCAGCACTTCCGCAACCTGGACAAGAGAGCCACTGAGGAGGACAGCAACGAGCTGGACACCCTTCACCAGAACAGCATCAC GCAGCTGTGTGTTGTATCAGGGGAAAAAGCCAAAGTGGAGAAGTATAGCAGTGTGGGTCTGGACGGAGCCATGGTGATCTGGGATTTTAAG CATTGA